TCACTGTCGACACCGAATTCATGCGCGAAAACACCTATTGGCCCGAACTGTGCCTGGTGCAGATCGCCAATACCGAGGAAGCGGCGGCGATCGACCCGCTGGCCGACGGGATCGACCTTGCCCCGCTGCTCGACCTGATGTGCGCCAACGAGGACGTGCTCAAGGTGTTCCACGCTGGCGGGCAGGACGTGGAGATCATCTACAACCTCACCCAGCGCACACCCCATCCGATCTTCGACACGCAGATCGCGATGATGGCGATCAGCCAATCCGAACAGATCGGCTATGCGAACCTGGTCGAGGCCTGGCTCGGCCTTACGATCGACAAGGGCGCGCGGTTCACCGACTGGAGCCGCCGCCCGCTGACCGAACGGCAGATCGAATACGCGATCGGCGACGTCACTCACCTATCGAAGATCTTCCCCAAGATCCTCAAGAAGCTGATCAAGACGGGGCGCGGCGCGTGGCTCGATGCCGAAATGGACAAGCTCGCCGATCCGGCGAACTACGCCAACGATCCCGGCAATGCCTGGCATCGCATCCGCGCACCCAGCCGCAATGCCACCGTGCTCGGGCGGCTGAAAAGCCTTGCCGCGTGGCGCGAAGGCGAAGCGCAGCACAAGAACATCCCGCGCGGCCGGATCATGCGCGACGAGACGCTGGCCGACCTTGCCAGCCACCCGCCGAAGAAGCAGGCCGACCTTGCCAAAGTCCGCGGCCTGTCCAACGCGTGGAAGGACAATGACATCGGCAAGCGGCTGATGAAGGTGCTCGACGAGGCCGAGCCGCTCGACAAGAGCGAGATGCCCGACAAGCCCAAGCGCGGCGCACCGCTGGGCAAGGAAGGCGCGCTGGTGGCCGACCTGCTCAAGCTGCTGCTCAAGATCCGCTCACGCGAGATCGACGTCGCCGCCCGCCTGCTGACCCGCAGCGACGAGATGGAAGCGCTCGCTGCCGGGGTGCGCGACCTCGCGGTGCTCGACGGCTGGCGCTACGAGGTGTTCGGCAAGGACGCACTCGACCTGGTCGAAGGCAAGCTGGCCTTCGCGGTCGAGAACGGACGTCTGAAAATGACCCATATCGACGATGTCGACACCGATGACGTGACCCAGGGCGCACTGGCTGCGGAGTGAGCACTTACCTGCCCACTATCAAGCAACTGCAATACCTCGTTGCACTCCACGAACACGGGCATTTCGGCAATGCGGCGGAAGCGAGCTTCGTGTCGCAATCTACCCTGTCGGCGGGCATCCGCGAGCTCGAATCGCTGCTCGGCGTAACCTTGGTCGAACGTAGCCGCCGGGTCGTGCGGTTCACTCCGCTGGGCGAACAGGTGGTGGCCAAGGCGCACCGCCTGTTGCGCGAGGCCGAGGAGCTCTCCGACCTGGTACAGGCCAGCGGCAAGCCGCTGGCGGGCGAATTGCGCATGAGCGTCATCCCGACGATCGCTCCGTTCCTGCTTCCGCGCATCCTGCCGCGGCTGCGCAAGGAACGTCCGGCCCTAAAGCTGTTCCTGCGCGAAGAAACCAGCGACCATGCGATCGAGAGCCTGCATCACGGCCGCGCCGATTGCGTGCTGCTGGCGCTACCCTTCGCGACTGGCGAAGTCGAATACGAGCACATCGGAGACGATCGGCTGTTCGTCGCTTTCCCGAAAAACGATCCGCGCGATCCGCCCGAGAGCATCCCGCCCTCGATGATCGACGAAGGTCGGCTGCTGCTGCTCGAGGACGGACACTGCCTCAAGGATCACGCGCTGGCAGCGTGCAACCGGCCCGAACTGCGCGCGAGCGCAACGATGATTGGAACCAGCCTGCACACGCTGGTGCAGATGGTCGACAACGGATTGGGCCTGACGATGCTACCCGAAATGGCGCTCGAGGCGGGGATCCTGCACGATACCGACGTCGTCGCGCGTCCACTCAAGGGCAAGGCGCCGAGCCGCGAAATCGCGCTGGTGTGGCGCAAGAACTCCCCGCGCGGCGACGAGTTCAGGCTGCTGGCGGAAGAATTGCGGGCCGGCTGAACCGTCCGGTCAGTTACCGAGCGCCGACACCCCGAGGAAGCCGGGCTGCGGGCCGTTCCATTCGCCCGCCGGCACCGATTCCTCATCGGCATCGCGGCGCCGCGATGCGCGCGCGGGCTTGGTCGCTTCGCTGCGAGCCTTGGGCTCCCGCTTCGGGCTCTCGGCCTTGTCCGGAGCGGCCTCGACCGACTCTTCGGAATTCTTCCGGCCGCGACCGCGCTTGGGCCGCTCGTCGGCCTCGTTCTTGTCCTCGACTTCGCGGTCGGGCTGCTTTTCGGGAGCGGCGGCCAATTCGACGCGCACGTCCTTCTTGCCGAACACCGGGATCGCACTGCCGGTCAGCTTCTCGACGTTGGCGATCGCTTCGGCATCATCCTCGGCCACGAACGTGAATGCGCGCCCCTTGGCCCCGGCGCGGCCCGTGCGGCCGATGCGGTGGACGTAGTCGTCGGGGTGCCACGGCGTGTCGTAGTTGAATACGTGGCTGACGCCCTTGATATCGAGCCCACGCGCGGCAACGTCGCTGGCGACGAGGATGTTGACCTCGCCCGCCTTGAACCGGTTCAGTTCGGCGATGCGGCTTGACTGGTCCATGTCGCCGTGGATTTCGCTGCTGGCGAAACCTTCGCGCTGCAGCGCCTTGTTGAGTTCGCGCACCGTCGTCTTGCGGTTGGAAAACACGATCGCGGTTTCGACCAGGTCGTGGCGCAACAGCCAAGTCAGCGTCTCGCGCTTCTGGCGGCTCTTCACCGGGATCTTGAACGCGGTGATATCCTTGTTGGTGGTCGCCGCGCGGCTGACCTCGATCCGCTTGGGATTGTTGAGGAACTTCTTCGCCAGCTTCTCGATCGGCGGCGGCATCGTCGCGCTGAACAGCATCGTCTGGCGGGTTTCGGGCAGCTTGGAGCAGATGAACTCGATATCGGGGATGAACCCCATGTCGAGCATCCGGTCAGCCTCGTCGATCACCAGCAGTTCGCAGCCGTTGAGCAGGATCTTGCCGCGTTCGAACAGGTCCATCAGCCGGCCCGGGGTCGCGATCAGCACATCGACACCCTCGTCGAGCGCCTTGAGCTGGTCGCCCATCTGCACCCCGCCGATCAGCAGCGCGAGCGTGAGATCGTGGTTCTTGCCGTACTTCTCGAAGTTTTCCGCCACCTGCGCGGCGAGTTCGCGGGTCGGCGCGAGGATCAGCGAGCGCGGCATCAGTGCGCGGCGCCGACCGTGATTGAGGATGTCGATCATCGGCAGCACGAAGCTGGCAGTCTTGCCGGTGCCCGTCTGGGCGATGCCGATCAGGTCCTTCATCATCAAGACCGGCGGGATCGCCTGCGCCTGGATCGGGGTCGGCTCGGTATAACCGGCGTCCTCAACCGCCTTGAGCAATTCGGGAGAGAGGCCGAGATCGGCGAACGTCATAAAGCCAGTGTGTTTCCGGGTTGTGCGGGCACGATCGCCCTTCGATGGATTGCGGTATTCCGCCATCCGTAATTTCGCGCGAGCCTTGCGCACGCACGGCGGCGAAAGTCAAGGAATTGCGGCGTGAAAGTGGCGGATCAGTTGCCGTCGTCTTCCACCAGTCGACGCATCCGGCTGATCGTACAGTTGCTTCCGGCCCGCGAATGGATTCGATCGCGGCCCACGCACATCTGCCCGTCCCCGGTCCGCTCGAGATAGAACCCGGCGTAAAAATCGCGCGCGTCACAGCTCTTGTCGAGGTGCGCCGCAACCAGCCGGTTGTCGCGCATGAACAGCAACAACTCATCGGGGCCGCGCGGCTGAGCGGCGGCGATTCCCGCAACCGAGACGCATTTGCCCATCGGCCGTTCGACCAGCTGCGGCGGTGGCGGTGGCGGAGGAGGCATAGGGACATCCATGTCGGCAAAACTGCTCGGCCGCACGGCGCTTCCACGTGGTGAAATACGAATGATCACGCGCTGTTCGATCCGCACTTGGCGAGCGACCGGAGTTGCTTCGACAGGCTTCATCGGGAGCCAGGATTCCGCACTCGCCTGGATCGCCTGTTCTGTCGCGGCAAGCTGTGCCGACGGCACCTGAGCGCCATCGCCGACCATCGTCGGGACGAGCAACGCCAGCGGCGCGGCAAAGGCGAACAAGGCATTCATGGCAACCGTCGGGCGCATGCCCGACTTCGATTCCCCGTGTTTCTTCCCTTGCGTCCCATAGTTCGCGCGGTTGAACATCGCCTTAATCCATCCGGGCTGGCGCGGCGGGGCATCGATGTGCGATAGGCTCGCCCACGATGGTGGATACTGCTCGATTCCTCTCCGAAGCGGAGGCACTGCTCGGACCGCGCGGCCTGACCCGCGACCCGGACCTCGTCGATCCGTGGCTGACCGACTGGCGCGGGCGGTTCACGGGGAATGCGCTGGCGCTTGCCTCTCCCGCTTCGACCAAGGAAGTGTCAGAACTGGTCAAGCTCTGCGCCCGACACGGCGTCCCGATCGTACCGCAAGGCGGCAACAGCGGGATGTGCGGCGGCGCAACGCCTGACCGGACTGGCAAATCGGTAATCCTTTCGCTGCGCCGGATGGACGCGATCCGCAAGATCGATTGCGAAGCCGGGGAAGCGGTGTGCGAGGCCGGTGTGATCCTGCAATCGCTACACGAAGCCGCCGAAGCGCAAGGCGTGCGGTTCCCGCTTACGCTCGGCGGCAAGGGATCGGCCACCGTTGGCGGGCTGGTCTCGACCAACGCCGGCGGCACCCAGGTGTTGCGCCACGGGTCGATGCGGGCACAAGTACTCGGTCTCGAAGCGGTGCTGGCCGACGGTGAAGTGTTCGATGCGCTGACCGTGCTCAAGAAGGACAACCGCGGGTTCGACCTCAAGCAGTTGCTGATCGGGTCAGAAGGGACGTTGGGGATCGTAACCGCTGCAACCCTGAGGCTGCTGCCCGCAATTGCCGAGCGGCGCGTCTTGTGGGCCGGGGTCACCTCGCTCGAAGGCGCCCGCGAGCTGCTGCTGCACTGCCAGAAGGTTGCCGGGGCGGCACTGGAAGGATTCGAAGTGATCCCGCAAGGCACGCTGGCCGACGTGGTGCGTCACTTGCCGGGATCGCGCGCGCCGCTCGCTGGCGACCATGCGTGGCACGCGCTGATCGAACTGGTCGCCGAGCGTGGCAATGACGCGGAGACGCTCGGAACGCTGGCAGAAACCTTGCTCGAAAGCGCGTTCGAGGCCGGTTTGCTGGAAGACGCAGTGATCGCCGCCAACGAATCGCAAGCCGAAGCCTTCTGGCTGCTGCGCGATTCGATCGCACCTGCCGAGCGCGAGAAAGGTCCCGCAGTACAGCACGACATTTCAGTGCCGGTCGACCGGATGCCGGCCTTCGTTGCCGCGGCAGTCCCGCAGATCGAAGCGGCGTGGCCCGGAACCGAAGCGATCGCATTCGGGCATCTGGGGGACGGCAACGTCCATTTCCATGTCATCGCTCCGCCCGGGGTCGACCCGATCGGGTGGCAGGAAGGCGACGGCAAGAAAATCAGCCACCAGGTCTATGCGCTGGTGACCCAATGGCACGGCTCGATCAGCGCAGAGCACGGAATCGGCCAGCTCAAGCGCGAGGAATTCGCCGAATTCGGCGACCCGGTGGCCATCGCGATGATGCGCCACGTCAAACAGGCGCTCGACCCGCAAGGGCTGCTCAACCCGGGCAAGCTTGTCCCGCCAGGGCACCTTGCCGAACGCCAGCTTGCACAAGGGAGCGACGCTGCCTAAAGCGGCGCGCATCTTGCGCGGCGGTGCCTGGCGCATCGCAGCGTTTTCGACTTTCGCATTTTTGACACTGGAGACATTCAATGGCCAGCGCGCCGCAACCCGAACTGCCCCTGTTCTACAAGGACCTCATGCCGCTCAACAGCCGCGATCACGTCAAATGGAGCAGTAAGCCCTTCGATTCACTCAACTGGGCGGACAACCAGCACGCGATCCCGCTGACGGTCGATGAGTTCGTGCAGGCACAACGCGATTTCCCGATCGTGTTCAGCTCGGGCGACAACCCGGTTCCGCTCGCGCTGATGGGCCTCAATGAGAACGTCAACGTTTTCATCGATGAAAACGGCAAGATCAACGAGCCGGTGTACATCCCGGCATACATCCGCCGCTATCCCTTCATGCTCGCCCGGTTGCAGGCCGATTCCAACGAGCTGTCGCTGTGCTTCGATCCGACCGCCGGCGTGGTCGGCGAATTCGACGAAGGCGAGCGCCTGTTCGACGACGAAGGCAAGGTTTCGCCTGCCGGCCAGGCAGCGCTCGATTTCTGCGAGCAGTTCGAGCAGGCCGGTGCCCGCACACAGGCTTTCGTCGACGAAATCAAGAAGCATGATCTGTTGATGGAAGGCGAGATCGCCATCACCGATCCTGCCAAGCCCGACCAGCCGTTCGTCTATCGTGGATTCCAGATGATCAACGACGAAAAGGTTCGCGAGCTTGACGAAAAGACTGTGACCGAATGGACCAAGAATGGGCTGCTCGCCCTTGTCTACGCCCACATCTTCTCGCTCGACCTCATGCGCGCGGTCTTTGCCCGGCAAATGGGCCAGGGCAAGGTCCCGCAGCCGAGTGCGCTCCAGGCTGCTCCGGTCGCCGGCGCCTGACGATCCGCAGGGCATCCGGCCGCAATCCCGGAAGGATGCCCTGAGTTCGACCCGCGGGCGGCACTTGAATTGAGCCGCCTCCCGTCCTATTTCTGCTTTGTCCGGTGTGTGCTTCCCTCATGGCCGCCCCGGGCGGATGCACTTCGGTGCATCACCTCCCTGAACCTTGGCCACCTCGTGCGTTGCACGAGGTGGTTTTTTCTATCGGTCGTTCGCTTCGCGCCTATTCCGCAGCCAGCGCAAAGGCCGAGCCGCGTCCCAGCGCGGCCACCTGATCGGCCAGCTCGCGCACCATCCCTGCCAGCACCCCGGCAACATGCGGCAAATTCGCCGAGGGCTCGCGCAAGTGCCTGTCGAGATAGGTGGAGCGGCACACTTCGACCTGCATTGCGTGGATTCCGCGTGCAGCGGCGCCGTGACGATCGAGCACAAATCCGCCCGCATAAGGGCGATTGTGGGCGATCGGTCGGCCTTGCCGCTCAAGATAGGCCAATGCCACCGACGAGAGCGCCGGATCGCAGCTGGCACCGAACCTGTCGCCGATCACGAATTCTGCCGGTCGGTGCCCTGGATGGCGTGGCTGGAGCGGCGGCATGGAATGCAGGTCAACCAGCAACGCCGCCCCCCAGCGATCGCGGAGCGATTCGAGGGTTTCGGCCAGTGCGCGATGATACGGCCGGTGAATCCCGTCGACCCGCGCCTCGAGATCGGCTTGTTCGATCCGGCCGGTCCACAGATCGCCAATCCCGGCGAGTCTGCTCGGCACAAGGCCAAGACCGCCGCGCGCGCGGCGATTGGTCAACGAATGGCGCACAGAACGCGGAGCGCTGCCATCGACCACCGACCAGTCGATGTCATCGACCGAGCGATTGAGGTCGAGCATCGCCCGCGGTGCACGGGCGACCAGCAACGCAGCTCCGGTCTGCTCGGCGACGATCTCCGCCAGCCGGTCGACAAGCCGATCCTCGAGACGCAGCTTGGCGTCTTCGGCGTGGCGCATCCGCTGCACCAGGTCCGGGGGATACGAACGGCCGCCGTGCGGCGCGGCGATCAGCACCGGGATTGGCGCATCGGAATGCACCGAAAGTGCAAAGGCAGCCTCCTTGCTGCCGGGAATCGACCCTCCGGACCGGACTGTGCGTGGACTGGCGGCGGACATCGCTGCCAGCGTTAACCAACCGCGGCGCGCTGTCAAAGCCTGTCTCAAAGCAGGCCAGTGGGCGCGTCGGGAAAGATTTCTTAAGCAGCAGCGGCTATAAATCACGCAATGGACGGACCGGGTAAATATCGAATCCTCCTCGCCGAGGACGACGACGCCATGCGCACGTATCTGTCGCGTGCGCTGGAGAACGCCAACTACGAGGTTGTTGCGGTAGACCGCGGCACCGCGGCCGTTCCGCTGCTCGAAAGCGAAGAATTCGACCTGCTGCTGTCCGACATCGTGATGCCGGAAATGGACGGGATCGAACTGGCGCAGCGGTGCAACGAAGTTTCGCCGACGACCAAAGTGATGTTCATCACCGGCTTCGCTGCAGTGACACTCAAGGCCAGCCGCGAACAGCCGCGGGCCAAAGTCCTCTCCAAACCGTTCCACCTGCGCGACCTCGTGCTGGAGGTCGACCGGGTGTTCGAAGGCGATGCGCAAGCGAGCCTTTGAGGCTCTTGCGCGCTGCCCAAGCACTCGCTACATGGCCGCCTCGCCGCGCAAGCGGCTGCTCGATGGTGTGGGCGTATAGCTCAGTGGTAGAGCACTATGTTGACATCGTAGGGGTCGGAAGTTCAATCCTTCCTACGCCCACCATCGAAGGCTAATGCAAGGGCGTCGCGCAAGCGGCGCCTTTTGCAAATGGGGGCAAACTTGCGCGCACGCGCCCACCTGCTAAAGCGCGCCCGATTATCCATACGAACAGGACGGACATGGCCAAGATCAAGGTGAAGAACCCGGTCGTCGAAATCGACGGCGACGAGATGACCCGCATCATCTGGCAGTGGATCCGCGAACGGCTGATCCAGCCCTATCTCGATATCGACCTGCTCTACTACGACCTGTCGATCGAAATGCGCGACCAGACCGACGACCAGATCACGGTCGATGCGGCCAATGCGATCAAGCAGCACGGCGTGGGCGTGAAGTGCGCCACGATCACCCCGGACGAAGCGCGGGTGGAGGAATTCCACCTCAAGAAGATGTGGAAGAGCCCCAACGGCACGATCCGCAACATCCTGGGCGGCGTGGTGTTCCGCGAACCGATCGTGATCGACAATGTGCCGCGGCTGGTGCCGGGCTGGACCGATCCGATCGTGGTCGGCCGCCACGCGTTCGGCGACCAGTACCGCGCCACCGACACGCTGATCCCGGGCAAGGGCAAGCTACGGCTGGTGTTCGATGGCGAGGACGGGAAGACCATCGATCTCGAGGTGTTCGATTTCCCGTCGAGCGGCGTCGCGATGGCGATGTACAACCTCGACGATTCGATCCGCGACTTCGCCCGCGCGAGCTTCAACTACGGGCTCAACCTCGGCTGGCCGGTCTACCTGTCCACCAAGAACACGATCATGAAAGCCTACGACGGGCGCTTCAAGGACCTGTTCCAGGAAGTCTACGACACCGAGGGCTTCGCCGAAAAGTTCAAGGAAGCGGGCATCCACTACGAACACCGCCTGATCGACGACATGGTCGCTTCGGCGCTCAAGTGGAACGGCAAGTTCGTGTGGGCTTGCAAGAACTATGACGGTGACGTGCAGTCCGACGTGGTGGCGCAGGGCTTCGGTTCGCTCGGCCTGATGACCTCGGTGCTGATGGCACCCGACGGCAAGACCG
Above is a window of Tsuneonella mangrovi DNA encoding:
- the rnd gene encoding ribonuclease D, with protein sequence MKIHPLISTTEELAELCERLAKSDFVTVDTEFMRENTYWPELCLVQIANTEEAAAIDPLADGIDLAPLLDLMCANEDVLKVFHAGGQDVEIIYNLTQRTPHPIFDTQIAMMAISQSEQIGYANLVEAWLGLTIDKGARFTDWSRRPLTERQIEYAIGDVTHLSKIFPKILKKLIKTGRGAWLDAEMDKLADPANYANDPGNAWHRIRAPSRNATVLGRLKSLAAWREGEAQHKNIPRGRIMRDETLADLASHPPKKQADLAKVRGLSNAWKDNDIGKRLMKVLDEAEPLDKSEMPDKPKRGAPLGKEGALVADLLKLLLKIRSREIDVAARLLTRSDEMEALAAGVRDLAVLDGWRYEVFGKDALDLVEGKLAFAVENGRLKMTHIDDVDTDDVTQGALAAE
- a CDS encoding FAD-binding oxidoreductase; amino-acid sequence: MVDTARFLSEAEALLGPRGLTRDPDLVDPWLTDWRGRFTGNALALASPASTKEVSELVKLCARHGVPIVPQGGNSGMCGGATPDRTGKSVILSLRRMDAIRKIDCEAGEAVCEAGVILQSLHEAAEAQGVRFPLTLGGKGSATVGGLVSTNAGGTQVLRHGSMRAQVLGLEAVLADGEVFDALTVLKKDNRGFDLKQLLIGSEGTLGIVTAATLRLLPAIAERRVLWAGVTSLEGARELLLHCQKVAGAALEGFEVIPQGTLADVVRHLPGSRAPLAGDHAWHALIELVAERGNDAETLGTLAETLLESAFEAGLLEDAVIAANESQAEAFWLLRDSIAPAEREKGPAVQHDISVPVDRMPAFVAAAVPQIEAAWPGTEAIAFGHLGDGNVHFHVIAPPGVDPIGWQEGDGKKISHQVYALVTQWHGSISAEHGIGQLKREEFAEFGDPVAIAMMRHVKQALDPQGLLNPGKLVPPGHLAERQLAQGSDAA
- a CDS encoding N-formylglutamate amidohydrolase — its product is MSAASPRTVRSGGSIPGSKEAAFALSVHSDAPIPVLIAAPHGGRSYPPDLVQRMRHAEDAKLRLEDRLVDRLAEIVAEQTGAALLVARAPRAMLDLNRSVDDIDWSVVDGSAPRSVRHSLTNRRARGGLGLVPSRLAGIGDLWTGRIEQADLEARVDGIHRPYHRALAETLESLRDRWGAALLVDLHSMPPLQPRHPGHRPAEFVIGDRFGASCDPALSSVALAYLERQGRPIAHNRPYAGGFVLDRHGAAARGIHAMQVEVCRSTYLDRHLREPSANLPHVAGVLAGMVRELADQVAALGRGSAFALAAE
- a CDS encoding DEAD/DEAH box helicase; translated protein: MTFADLGLSPELLKAVEDAGYTEPTPIQAQAIPPVLMMKDLIGIAQTGTGKTASFVLPMIDILNHGRRRALMPRSLILAPTRELAAQVAENFEKYGKNHDLTLALLIGGVQMGDQLKALDEGVDVLIATPGRLMDLFERGKILLNGCELLVIDEADRMLDMGFIPDIEFICSKLPETRQTMLFSATMPPPIEKLAKKFLNNPKRIEVSRAATTNKDITAFKIPVKSRQKRETLTWLLRHDLVETAIVFSNRKTTVRELNKALQREGFASSEIHGDMDQSSRIAELNRFKAGEVNILVASDVAARGLDIKGVSHVFNYDTPWHPDDYVHRIGRTGRAGAKGRAFTFVAEDDAEAIANVEKLTGSAIPVFGKKDVRVELAAAPEKQPDREVEDKNEADERPKRGRGRKNSEESVEAAPDKAESPKREPKARSEATKPARASRRRDADEESVPAGEWNGPQPGFLGVSALGN
- the cpdR gene encoding cell cycle two-component system response regulator CpdR, with protein sequence MDGPGKYRILLAEDDDAMRTYLSRALENANYEVVAVDRGTAAVPLLESEEFDLLLSDIVMPEMDGIELAQRCNEVSPTTKVMFITGFAAVTLKASREQPRAKVLSKPFHLRDLVLEVDRVFEGDAQASL
- a CDS encoding hydrogen peroxide-inducible genes activator, yielding MSTYLPTIKQLQYLVALHEHGHFGNAAEASFVSQSTLSAGIRELESLLGVTLVERSRRVVRFTPLGEQVVAKAHRLLREAEELSDLVQASGKPLAGELRMSVIPTIAPFLLPRILPRLRKERPALKLFLREETSDHAIESLHHGRADCVLLALPFATGEVEYEHIGDDRLFVAFPKNDPRDPPESIPPSMIDEGRLLLLEDGHCLKDHALAACNRPELRASATMIGTSLHTLVQMVDNGLGLTMLPEMALEAGILHDTDVVARPLKGKAPSREIALVWRKNSPRGDEFRLLAEELRAG
- a CDS encoding NADP-dependent isocitrate dehydrogenase, with protein sequence MAKIKVKNPVVEIDGDEMTRIIWQWIRERLIQPYLDIDLLYYDLSIEMRDQTDDQITVDAANAIKQHGVGVKCATITPDEARVEEFHLKKMWKSPNGTIRNILGGVVFREPIVIDNVPRLVPGWTDPIVVGRHAFGDQYRATDTLIPGKGKLRLVFDGEDGKTIDLEVFDFPSSGVAMAMYNLDDSIRDFARASFNYGLNLGWPVYLSTKNTIMKAYDGRFKDLFQEVYDTEGFAEKFKEAGIHYEHRLIDDMVASALKWNGKFVWACKNYDGDVQSDVVAQGFGSLGLMTSVLMAPDGKTVEAEAAHGTVTRHYRQHQQGKATSTNPIASIFAWTRGLMYRGKFDDTPDVVKFAETLERVCIKTVESGKMTKDLALLIGPNQSWLTTEQFFEAIVNNLETEMANWA
- a CDS encoding SapC family protein, with translation MASAPQPELPLFYKDLMPLNSRDHVKWSSKPFDSLNWADNQHAIPLTVDEFVQAQRDFPIVFSSGDNPVPLALMGLNENVNVFIDENGKINEPVYIPAYIRRYPFMLARLQADSNELSLCFDPTAGVVGEFDEGERLFDDEGKVSPAGQAALDFCEQFEQAGARTQAFVDEIKKHDLLMEGEIAITDPAKPDQPFVYRGFQMINDEKVRELDEKTVTEWTKNGLLALVYAHIFSLDLMRAVFARQMGQGKVPQPSALQAAPVAGA